A single genomic interval of Natronoarchaeum philippinense harbors:
- the leuD gene encoding 3-isopropylmalate dehydratase small subunit: MSDEVEIPEVDYVSGTGVPIRGNDIDTDQIIPARFMKVVTFDGLGEFAFFDVRFDDEDNQKEHPMNEEQFQDANVMVVNNNFGCGSSREHAPQALMRWGIDALIGEGFAEIFAGNCLALGIPTVTADSETIQELQDWVDANPDGEIDIDIEAETATYGDNEIDVTVDDAQRKALVDGVWDTTALMKSNAQSVREKAEELPYVEDSAIPEAE, from the coding sequence ATGAGCGACGAGGTCGAGATTCCCGAAGTCGACTACGTGTCCGGAACGGGCGTCCCGATCCGGGGCAACGACATCGACACCGACCAGATCATCCCCGCCCGGTTCATGAAGGTCGTCACGTTCGACGGCCTCGGGGAGTTCGCGTTCTTCGACGTCCGCTTCGACGACGAGGACAACCAGAAAGAGCACCCGATGAACGAGGAGCAGTTCCAAGACGCCAACGTGATGGTCGTCAACAACAACTTCGGCTGTGGCTCCTCGCGCGAACACGCGCCCCAAGCCCTGATGCGCTGGGGCATCGACGCGCTGATCGGCGAAGGCTTCGCGGAGATTTTCGCGGGCAACTGCCTCGCGCTCGGCATTCCGACCGTGACGGCCGACAGCGAGACGATCCAGGAACTGCAGGACTGGGTCGACGCCAACCCCGACGGCGAGATCGACATCGACATCGAGGCCGAGACGGCCACCTACGGCGACAACGAGATCGACGTCACCGTCGACGATGCCCAGCGCAAGGCGCTGGTCGACGGCGTCTGGGACACCACCGCGCTGATGAAGTCCAACGCACAATCGGTCCGCGAGAAGGCCGAGGAGCTGCCGTACGTCGAGGACTCGGCGATTCCGGAAGCCGAGTAA
- a CDS encoding isocitrate/isopropylmalate dehydrogenase family protein has protein sequence MTHQIAVIPGDGIGQEVTPAAVDVLEAVDAEFEFVEGDAGDAVKEATGEALPQETRDIAAESDATLFGAAGETAADVILPLREVVGSFANVRPAVSYPGLDAVQPDTDLVFVRENTEGVYSGIESEIADGVTTLTRVITEDASREIAEFGFDYAEENGYDDVTIAHKANVMRTTDGEFLEAAEAVAKERDADYDTALMDALAMHLIMHPEDYGVIICPNLAGDVLSDLAAGLVGGLGLLPSANVGTDNALFEPVHGSAPDIAGEGVANPSAMILSAAMLLDHLGYDEQGDRVRDAVETVLDEGPRTPDLGGDASTEEVTQAVLDRL, from the coding sequence ATGACCCACCAGATCGCCGTCATCCCCGGCGACGGTATCGGACAGGAAGTGACGCCCGCGGCCGTCGACGTGCTCGAAGCGGTCGACGCCGAGTTCGAGTTCGTCGAGGGCGACGCCGGCGACGCCGTCAAGGAAGCGACCGGCGAGGCGCTGCCTCAGGAAACCCGCGATATCGCCGCCGAGTCCGACGCCACGCTGTTCGGCGCCGCCGGCGAGACCGCCGCCGACGTGATCCTCCCGCTGCGCGAGGTCGTCGGCTCCTTCGCCAACGTCCGTCCCGCCGTCTCCTACCCCGGTCTGGACGCCGTCCAACCCGATACCGACCTCGTGTTCGTCCGGGAGAACACCGAGGGCGTCTACTCGGGCATCGAGTCGGAGATCGCCGACGGCGTCACGACGCTGACGCGCGTGATCACCGAGGACGCCTCCCGCGAGATCGCCGAGTTCGGCTTCGACTACGCCGAGGAGAACGGCTACGACGACGTGACGATCGCCCACAAGGCCAACGTGATGCGCACGACCGACGGCGAGTTTTTGGAGGCCGCAGAGGCCGTCGCCAAAGAGCGTGACGCCGACTACGACACCGCGCTGATGGACGCGCTGGCGATGCACCTGATCATGCATCCCGAGGATTACGGCGTGATCATCTGCCCCAATCTCGCGGGCGACGTGCTGTCTGACCTCGCGGCCGGACTGGTCGGCGGGCTGGGCCTGCTGCCCTCCGCGAACGTCGGGACGGACAACGCCCTGTTCGAGCCGGTCCACGGCTCGGCGCCGGACATCGCCGGCGAGGGCGTCGCCAACCCCTCGGCGATGATCCTCTCAGCGGCGATGCTTCTGGACCATCTGGGCTACGACGAGCAGGGCGACCGCGTCCGCGACGCCGTCGAGACGGTGCTGGACGAGGGGCCGCGCACGCCCGATCTGGGCGGCGACGCCTCGACCGAGGAAGTGACCCAAGCCGTTCTCGACCGGCTGTAA
- a CDS encoding DUF7557 family protein: protein MPTVHLDEETIARLDALRTEDESYDELVTELVNIYEAEELTLFTSEG, encoded by the coding sequence ATGCCGACAGTCCACCTCGACGAGGAGACGATCGCACGGCTGGACGCGCTGCGGACCGAGGACGAATCGTACGACGAGCTCGTCACCGAGCTGGTCAACATCTACGAAGCCGAGGAGCTGACGCTGTTTACCTCGGAAGGCTAG
- a CDS encoding DUF5799 family protein: MSNNWTDRFVGDRMSVDQEFNQRVDQSEFSSQEWGMIMTAVELEIENPDDPETAQLVADTDKIPQVMPALDDVRDQMGGMGGAPSGGSSGGSGGDGIVGSIKNLLVGSGGGGGDEREQAAAELAQEYAEQFQERLESQGKWTRACNAAAESQN; encoded by the coding sequence ATGAGCAACAACTGGACCGATCGGTTCGTCGGCGACAGGATGTCCGTCGATCAGGAGTTCAACCAGCGCGTCGATCAGTCCGAATTTTCGAGTCAGGAGTGGGGGATGATCATGACCGCGGTCGAGCTGGAGATCGAGAATCCCGACGATCCCGAGACCGCGCAACTCGTCGCCGACACCGACAAGATCCCGCAGGTGATGCCGGCGCTCGACGACGTCCGCGACCAGATGGGCGGGATGGGCGGTGCGCCCTCCGGCGGGTCCTCCGGTGGCTCCGGCGGTGACGGCATCGTCGGATCGATCAAGAACCTGCTCGTCGGCAGCGGCGGCGGGGGCGGTGACGAGCGAGAGCAGGCTGCGGCCGAACTCGCCCAAGAGTACGCCGAGCAGTTTCAGGAGCGACTGGAGTCACAGGGCAAGTGGACACGGGCCTGCAACGCAGCCGCCGAAAGTCAGAACTGA
- a CDS encoding OsmC family protein, translating to MAKEVHSTSTEGYSTTNQIRDFETTIDATGEDAPDTLEALLAAYASCYVPALRVAAEQRDVGDLGEISIDATGELNDDDKLESIAFEIETDADVGDKGEQVIERANELCKVHDAVKDSLHAEMNL from the coding sequence ATGGCGAAAGAAGTCCACTCCACGTCGACCGAGGGGTACTCCACGACGAACCAGATCCGCGACTTCGAGACGACGATCGACGCTACCGGCGAGGACGCTCCGGACACGCTGGAGGCGCTGCTCGCGGCCTACGCGTCCTGTTATGTCCCCGCGCTGCGCGTCGCCGCCGAGCAGCGTGACGTGGGCGACCTCGGCGAGATATCGATCGACGCGACGGGCGAACTCAACGACGACGACAAGCTGGAGTCGATCGCGTTCGAGATCGAGACGGACGCAGACGTCGGCGACAAGGGCGAGCAGGTGATCGAGCGGGCCAACGAACTCTGCAAGGTCCACGACGCCGTCAAGGACAGCCTGCACGCCGAGATGAATCTGTAG
- a CDS encoding metal-dependent hydrolase: MELTWHGHSTWYVSVGDTDLLIDPFFDNPITSTDPADLDPDYVLLTHGHADHIGSLDAFTDVPVAATPELATYADEEYDVEETIGFNIGGTIELGDAFVTMHRADHTNGFETDYEYSAGPPTGYVISDTKPTQVDDEESTTFYHAGDTGLMTEMRDVIAPYLEPDAAAVPCGDHFTMGPWQAAVAVDWLDVDHAFPMHYDTFGPIEIEVEDFVNEVAGTGSDAEVHVLDGDETFDLSAGY; this comes from the coding sequence ATGGAACTCACTTGGCACGGCCACTCGACGTGGTACGTTTCGGTCGGCGACACGGACCTGCTGATCGATCCCTTCTTCGACAATCCGATCACGTCCACGGATCCGGCCGACCTCGATCCGGATTACGTCCTCCTGACCCACGGCCACGCGGACCACATCGGAAGTCTCGACGCGTTCACCGACGTGCCGGTCGCCGCGACGCCCGAGCTGGCCACCTACGCCGACGAGGAGTACGATGTCGAGGAGACGATCGGGTTCAACATCGGCGGGACGATCGAACTCGGCGACGCCTTCGTTACGATGCATCGGGCCGACCACACCAACGGCTTCGAGACGGATTATGAGTATTCCGCCGGTCCGCCGACGGGCTACGTCATCAGCGACACGAAGCCGACGCAGGTCGACGACGAGGAGTCGACGACGTTCTACCACGCCGGCGACACCGGCCTGATGACCGAGATGCGCGACGTGATCGCGCCCTATCTCGAACCCGACGCCGCCGCGGTCCCCTGTGGCGACCACTTCACGATGGGGCCGTGGCAGGCCGCCGTCGCGGTCGACTGGCTCGATGTCGACCACGCGTTCCCGATGCACTACGACACGTTCGGCCCAATCGAGATCGAAGTCGAGGACTTCGTCAACGAGGTGGCCGGTACCGGCAGCGACGCCGAAGTACACGTGCTCGACGGCGACGAGACGTTCGATCTCTCGGCCGGCTACTGA
- a CDS encoding OB-fold nucleic acid binding domain-containing protein, with translation MGNCIICGAPVDGLVCSTHQEDVAFEFEGDSPEQLTANRYYRGSVDGFADFGVFVDIGDAVTGLLHRSELDRRLDSLDWDSGDEVYVKVKSVRDNGDIDLGWSIRQSADEFRGTLVDTPEGDIHADEESSAGNANSADATPNGGHVATVDTDDASDSESDADAAASDAEDEQPTSEAEQSATEDEQSAAEDEQSAAEDDQPTADSDDVEAGIDRTAIESLGELVGEDVRIEGEVVGVRQTSGPTIFELRDETGVIECAAFEEAGVRAYPDIEIDDAVRLDGEVERRRDELQVETETLLRLEGEEAAAVEDRLQSALDDAAAPEAMELLAGHDDVAAIEGDLEAAATAIRRAILEARPIVVRHSATADGYAGGAAIERAALPLIREEHSRQDAVYNYFQRRPIEGHIYDMDAATSDVTDMLEDRERHGDQLPLVVLVDAGSTVESEDGYDLLDVYDVETVVVDAHAPDDAAADAVDTFANPGSDDVTTPALAANVAAAVNEDVREEMYHVPAVGYWEEVPDAYAALAAEAGYAADPVREIREAIALEAYYQTYKDKRELIADLLFEKAEGLAGHVSGQFRTKLDGEIETAERNLTIREANGVTFTVLDTDAFTHRFDFPNTTLLVDALHRHQRDEQGAPLVTLGVDEDEIHVRSTESVDVRDIGDAAAERADEAGVSVVGGRDGHVEFLAGQRDAVLEAVVASIASEL, from the coding sequence ATGGGTAATTGTATCATCTGTGGCGCGCCCGTCGACGGGCTAGTCTGCAGTACTCATCAAGAAGACGTCGCCTTCGAGTTCGAGGGTGACTCGCCAGAGCAGCTGACCGCAAACCGCTACTACCGAGGCTCGGTCGACGGCTTCGCCGATTTCGGCGTGTTCGTCGACATCGGCGACGCCGTCACCGGCCTGCTGCATCGCAGCGAACTGGATCGCCGGCTCGACAGCCTCGATTGGGACTCGGGCGACGAAGTGTACGTGAAAGTGAAATCGGTCCGCGACAACGGCGATATCGACCTCGGCTGGTCGATCCGCCAGTCCGCCGACGAGTTCCGTGGCACGCTCGTCGACACGCCCGAGGGCGACATCCACGCCGACGAGGAGTCGAGCGCGGGAAACGCGAACTCGGCCGACGCGACGCCTAACGGCGGTCACGTTGCGACGGTCGACACGGACGACGCGAGCGACTCCGAGAGCGACGCCGACGCCGCGGCGTCCGACGCCGAAGACGAGCAGCCGACCTCCGAGGCCGAGCAGTCGGCCACCGAAGACGAGCAGTCGGCCGCCGAAGACGAGCAGTCGGCCGCCGAAGACGACCAACCGACCGCCGACAGCGACGATGTCGAAGCGGGCATCGACCGCACCGCCATCGAGTCCCTCGGCGAACTGGTCGGCGAGGACGTTCGAATCGAAGGCGAAGTCGTCGGCGTCCGCCAGACGAGCGGTCCGACGATCTTCGAACTGCGCGACGAGACGGGCGTGATCGAGTGCGCCGCCTTCGAGGAGGCCGGCGTCCGCGCGTACCCCGACATCGAGATCGACGACGCCGTCCGTCTGGACGGCGAGGTCGAACGGCGCCGCGACGAACTACAGGTCGAGACCGAGACGCTCCTTCGGCTGGAGGGCGAGGAGGCCGCCGCGGTCGAGGACCGACTCCAGTCGGCGCTCGACGACGCCGCCGCCCCCGAGGCGATGGAACTGCTCGCCGGTCACGACGACGTGGCCGCGATCGAGGGCGACCTCGAAGCCGCGGCGACGGCGATCCGGCGTGCGATCCTCGAAGCGCGGCCGATCGTGGTCCGCCACAGCGCGACCGCGGACGGCTACGCCGGCGGCGCCGCGATCGAGCGCGCCGCGCTCCCGCTGATCCGCGAGGAGCACTCCCGACAGGACGCCGTCTACAACTACTTCCAGCGCCGCCCGATCGAGGGCCACATCTACGACATGGACGCCGCGACCAGCGACGTGACGGACATGCTCGAAGACCGCGAGCGCCACGGCGACCAGCTCCCGCTCGTGGTGCTGGTCGACGCCGGAAGTACGGTCGAGTCCGAGGACGGCTACGACCTGCTGGACGTCTACGACGTCGAAACGGTCGTCGTCGACGCCCACGCGCCCGACGACGCCGCCGCCGACGCGGTCGACACGTTCGCCAACCCCGGCAGCGACGACGTGACGACGCCCGCGCTGGCGGCCAACGTCGCCGCGGCGGTCAACGAGGACGTGCGTGAGGAGATGTACCACGTCCCCGCCGTGGGCTACTGGGAGGAGGTGCCGGACGCGTACGCCGCGCTCGCAGCCGAGGCCGGCTACGCAGCCGATCCCGTCCGCGAGATCCGCGAGGCCATCGCGCTGGAAGCGTACTACCAGACGTACAAGGACAAGCGCGAACTGATCGCCGACTTGCTGTTCGAGAAGGCCGAAGGACTGGCGGGCCACGTCAGCGGCCAGTTCCGGACGAAACTCGACGGAGAGATCGAGACCGCAGAGCGCAACCTCACGATTCGGGAGGCAAACGGCGTGACGTTCACGGTGCTCGACACCGACGCCTTCACGCACCGGTTTGACTTCCCGAACACGACGCTGCTGGTCGACGCGTTGCACCGCCACCAGCGCGACGAGCAGGGCGCGCCGCTGGTGACGCTTGGCGTCGACGAGGACGAGATCCACGTCCGATCCACCGAATCGGTCGACGTGCGCGACATCGGCGACGCGGCCGCAGAGCGCGCCGACGAAGCCGGCGTCTCGGTCGTCGGCGGCCGCGACGGCCACGTCGAGTTCCTCGCGGGCCAGCGCGACGCCGTGCTCGAAGCCGTCGTCGCCTCGATCGCAAGCGAACTGTAA
- a CDS encoding tRNA uridine(34) 5-carboxymethylaminomethyl modification radical SAM/GNAT enzyme Elp3 gives MSTEPDVTETDAFERVCEELIDRILAGEIERDDLESAKLDVCSEFSAPKVPKNTELLDYAPEERREELEEVLQRKPVRTASGVSPVAIMTSPHTCPHGKCLYCPGGPASDFSSSQSYTGHEPAAARGEQNDYDPYGQVTLRLEQLREIGHPVDKVELILMGGTMTARSHDYQEWFVKRALEAMNDYDLDAEPEPAEGESFAQDPEEYEFSYLEDVIAENETGQIRNIGTTFETKPDWCDPEQIDRMLDLGGTKVEVGVQTTYERINREMHRGHGVQASIDANRRLRDAAFKVGFHMMPGQPGMSREMCLEDFRRIFEDEKYKPDYLKIYPTLIVRGTMTYDMWYNDEYEPLTNEEAAELVARIKKEIPRYTRLQRVQRDIPADFIDAGVWKSNLRQLARKRMDEHGWECECIRCREAGMNDEEPENVELDVMTYEAGGGTEHFISFEDFEKDLLVGFCRLRFPNDPVRRELDNAALVRELHVYGSEAAIGQDAELGQHQHKGYGRRLMDRAEDMAADAGFDKVSVISGIGAREYYKQKLGYHQDGPYVSKRI, from the coding sequence ATGAGTACCGAGCCGGACGTCACCGAGACCGACGCGTTCGAGCGGGTCTGCGAGGAGCTGATCGACCGCATCCTCGCCGGCGAGATCGAGCGCGACGACCTCGAATCGGCGAAGCTCGACGTCTGCTCGGAGTTCTCCGCGCCGAAAGTCCCGAAGAACACCGAGCTGTTGGACTACGCCCCCGAGGAACGCCGCGAGGAGTTGGAGGAAGTGCTCCAGCGCAAGCCCGTCAGAACCGCGTCGGGCGTCTCGCCGGTTGCGATCATGACCAGTCCCCACACCTGCCCGCACGGGAAGTGTCTGTACTGTCCGGGCGGGCCGGCATCGGACTTTTCGAGTTCCCAGAGCTACACCGGCCACGAGCCCGCCGCGGCCCGGGGCGAGCAAAACGACTACGATCCCTACGGACAGGTCACCTTGCGGCTCGAACAGCTCCGCGAGATCGGCCATCCCGTCGACAAGGTCGAGCTAATCCTGATGGGCGGGACGATGACCGCCCGGAGCCACGACTATCAGGAGTGGTTCGTCAAGCGCGCGCTAGAGGCGATGAACGACTACGACCTCGATGCAGAGCCCGAGCCGGCCGAGGGAGAGAGCTTCGCGCAGGACCCCGAGGAGTACGAGTTTTCCTACCTCGAAGACGTGATCGCCGAGAACGAGACGGGCCAGATCCGCAATATCGGAACGACCTTCGAGACGAAACCGGACTGGTGTGACCCCGAGCAGATCGACCGGATGCTCGATCTGGGCGGTACGAAGGTCGAGGTCGGCGTCCAGACGACCTACGAGCGGATCAACCGCGAGATGCATCGGGGACACGGCGTGCAGGCGTCGATCGACGCCAACCGCCGGCTGCGCGACGCCGCGTTCAAGGTCGGCTTCCATATGATGCCCGGCCAGCCCGGCATGTCCCGCGAGATGTGTCTGGAGGACTTCCGACGCATCTTCGAGGACGAAAAGTACAAGCCGGACTACCTCAAGATCTACCCGACGCTGATCGTCCGGGGGACGATGACCTACGACATGTGGTACAACGACGAGTACGAGCCCCTCACCAACGAGGAGGCCGCCGAACTCGTCGCCCGCATCAAAAAGGAGATTCCCCGGTACACTCGCCTGCAGCGCGTCCAGCGCGACATCCCCGCGGACTTCATCGACGCCGGCGTCTGGAAGTCGAACCTCCGCCAGCTCGCCCGCAAGCGCATGGACGAGCACGGTTGGGAGTGCGAGTGTATCCGCTGTCGAGAGGCCGGGATGAACGACGAGGAGCCCGAAAACGTCGAACTCGACGTGATGACCTACGAGGCCGGCGGCGGAACGGAACACTTCATCAGCTTCGAGGACTTCGAGAAGGACCTGCTCGTCGGCTTCTGTCGGCTCCGGTTCCCGAACGATCCCGTCCGCCGCGAACTCGACAACGCCGCGCTCGTGCGCGAACTGCACGTCTACGGCAGCGAGGCCGCGATCGGGCAGGACGCCGAACTCGGGCAGCACCAGCACAAGGGCTACGGGCGGCGCCTGATGGACCGCGCCGAGGACATGGCCGCCGACGCCGGCTTCGACAAGGTCAGCGTCATCTCGGGCATCGGCGCCCGCGAGTACTACAAGCAAAAGCTCGGCTATCATCAGGACGGCCCCTACGTCAGCAAGCGCATCTGA
- a CDS encoding Lrp/AsnC family transcriptional regulator — protein MQTRDLDELDKYVIYRLQGDARTTSAAEIAEDYGVSPSTVRNRISQLVEDEVIEGAHLDVNYELVGYPLYTLIFCTAPIPDREQLAEEALEVPGVVSVRELMTGEENLHVVAVGRDSDDLNRISRELSGLGLEIAEEELVHSEHTRPYDDFEADCSGE, from the coding sequence ATGCAGACGCGCGATCTGGACGAGCTGGACAAGTACGTCATCTACCGACTCCAAGGCGACGCCCGGACGACCTCGGCGGCCGAAATCGCCGAGGACTACGGCGTCTCGCCGAGCACGGTCCGCAACCGGATCAGCCAGCTCGTCGAAGACGAGGTGATCGAGGGCGCCCACCTCGACGTCAACTACGAACTCGTCGGCTACCCCCTCTACACGCTGATCTTCTGTACGGCGCCGATCCCCGATCGCGAACAGCTCGCCGAGGAGGCCCTAGAGGTCCCCGGCGTCGTCTCGGTGCGCGAACTGATGACCGGCGAGGAGAACCTCCACGTCGTCGCCGTCGGCCGCGACAGCGACGACCTCAACCGAATCAGCCGCGAGCTCTCGGGGCTCGGCCTCGAAATCGCAGAGGAAGAACTCGTCCACAGCGAGCACACCCGCCCCTACGACGACTTCGAGGCGGACTGTAGCGGCGAGTAA
- a CDS encoding amino acid permease: MPKKLEQDLGLPSVLAISIGAMIGSGIFILPALAVKTAGSGVVIAYVLAGLLVVPAALSKSEMATAMPQAGGTYIYIERGMGPLLGTVAGIGTWFALSFKGGLALVGGVPYLLWAFDVPNIVTTAVALGLATVLVLVNLIGAKQTGRLQIAIVGVMLAVLSWFVVGGVPAVDGGAFSTAFDSGAGGIFAATGLVFVSYAGVTKVTSVAEEIENPERNIPLGILGSLAFTTLLYALIVVVMLGVADLDAIAGSATPMIVAARETLGTAGVAGVVIAAILALVSTANAGLLSSSRYPFAMSRDDLAPPSLAEISDRFGTPSRSILLTGAVLLVLIAFVPILEIAKLASAFQILVFVLVNLAVISFRRSGVDYEPTFRSPLYPWMQLFGVVTGLALLTQMGLVAIVGAVVITLGGVAWFYYYGRPRVDREGAAADAVRREVGRKAVDRTRDAVAQTDDYEALVAIPEGSNRRTEAGLLSVAADLARPHDGHVSVVQFDEVADQVPLAAATEKSPTDIEFEDRTDELAADGDVPVRASEIVSHDTCRALANYVGETAPDVLVLEREPDGLQSRLFGSDVEWILEHTDCDAVLVEDRNVDAIDGVTVVTDDGPYDPSKIAVADAIASAHDAAITLEFPLDAGTDDRRATIERYHDEVADLVSVPVSTNVVAPGEPTAFEGDETDLLIVGSGPDDDGLADGLVDGVDSSALVVRPRSDEVPGRLGRAIQRRLF, from the coding sequence GTGCCGAAGAAACTCGAACAGGACCTCGGGCTTCCGTCGGTGCTCGCGATCAGCATCGGTGCGATGATCGGTAGCGGGATCTTCATTCTACCCGCGCTGGCCGTCAAAACGGCGGGCTCGGGCGTCGTGATCGCGTACGTTCTCGCGGGGCTGCTCGTCGTCCCGGCAGCGCTCTCGAAGTCCGAAATGGCGACGGCGATGCCCCAAGCCGGCGGCACCTACATCTACATCGAGCGCGGGATGGGGCCGTTGCTGGGCACCGTCGCCGGCATCGGAACGTGGTTCGCGCTGTCGTTCAAGGGCGGGCTGGCACTGGTCGGCGGCGTCCCCTACCTGCTGTGGGCGTTCGACGTTCCGAACATCGTGACGACGGCCGTCGCACTCGGACTGGCGACGGTGCTGGTGCTGGTAAACCTGATCGGAGCCAAACAGACCGGGCGCCTCCAGATCGCTATCGTCGGCGTCATGCTCGCCGTGCTCTCGTGGTTCGTCGTGGGCGGCGTCCCCGCCGTCGACGGCGGCGCGTTCTCGACGGCCTTCGACAGCGGCGCCGGCGGCATCTTCGCCGCGACCGGGCTGGTCTTCGTCTCTTACGCGGGCGTCACCAAGGTGACAAGCGTCGCCGAGGAGATCGAAAATCCCGAGCGCAACATCCCGCTGGGCATCCTCGGCTCGCTCGCCTTCACGACGCTTCTGTACGCGCTGATCGTCGTCGTCATGCTCGGCGTCGCCGATCTGGACGCCATCGCCGGCTCGGCGACGCCGATGATCGTCGCAGCCCGCGAGACGCTCGGGACCGCGGGCGTCGCCGGCGTCGTGATCGCCGCGATTCTCGCGCTGGTGAGCACCGCCAACGCAGGCCTGCTGTCTTCGTCGCGGTACCCGTTCGCCATGAGCCGGGACGATCTGGCGCCGCCGTCGCTGGCGGAGATCAGCGACCGCTTTGGCACGCCCAGCCGGTCGATCCTGCTGACCGGCGCCGTGTTGCTCGTGTTGATCGCCTTTGTTCCCATCCTAGAGATCGCAAAGCTCGCCAGCGCCTTCCAGATCCTCGTGTTCGTGCTGGTCAACCTCGCGGTGATCTCGTTTCGCCGCAGCGGCGTCGACTACGAGCCGACGTTCCGGTCGCCGCTGTACCCGTGGATGCAGCTGTTCGGCGTCGTGACCGGCCTCGCCTTGCTCACTCAGATGGGCCTCGTGGCGATCGTCGGCGCCGTCGTCATCACGCTCGGCGGCGTCGCGTGGTTCTACTACTACGGCCGCCCCCGCGTCGATCGCGAGGGTGCCGCTGCCGACGCCGTCCGTCGGGAAGTCGGCCGCAAAGCGGTCGACCGCACCCGCGACGCCGTCGCCCAGACCGACGACTACGAGGCGTTGGTGGCCATCCCGGAGGGCTCCAACCGACGAACGGAAGCCGGGCTGTTGTCCGTGGCAGCCGATCTGGCACGGCCTCACGACGGGCACGTCTCGGTCGTCCAGTTCGACGAGGTCGCCGATCAGGTCCCGCTGGCCGCCGCGACCGAGAAGTCACCGACCGATATCGAGTTCGAGGACCGAACCGACGAACTCGCCGCCGACGGCGACGTTCCGGTTCGAGCGAGTGAGATCGTGAGCCACGACACGTGCCGCGCGCTGGCCAACTACGTCGGCGAGACGGCACCGGACGTGCTCGTGCTCGAACGCGAACCCGACGGGCTCCAGTCCCGACTGTTCGGCAGCGATGTCGAGTGGATCCTCGAACACACCGACTGCGACGCCGTGCTGGTCGAGGACCGAAACGTCGATGCGATCGACGGCGTCACCGTCGTCACCGACGACGGCCCATACGATCCCTCGAAGATCGCGGTCGCGGACGCCATCGCCTCGGCTCACGACGCCGCTATCACGCTGGAGTTCCCGCTCGACGCCGGCACTGACGACCGACGGGCCACGATCGAACGCTACCACGACGAGGTCGCCGACCTCGTCTCCGTGCCGGTCTCGACGAACGTCGTCGCGCCCGGCGAACCGACGGCGTTCGAGGGCGACGAGACGGACCTACTGATCGTAGGGTCGGGACCGGACGACGACGGCCTCGCCGACGGACTCGTCGACGGCGTCGACTCCTCTGCGCTCGTCGTGCGGCCGCGCTCCGACGAGGTCCCGGGACGGCTTGGACGGGCGATCCAGCGGCGCCTGTTCTGA
- a CDS encoding SHOCT domain-containing protein — MSETAGERLRNNAVEITSILITGLWLSGLLLTDQNWWLGVLIVGYAAVIPLVQTIFGDDEDEYDDEEWSHWTGRSKDESATESDAESDPLETLRERYARGELTDEQFERKLERLLETETIEDVEDRRRAEREPEFER; from the coding sequence ATGAGCGAGACGGCGGGCGAGCGACTTCGAAATAACGCCGTGGAGATAACGTCGATCCTGATCACCGGACTCTGGCTCTCCGGACTGCTTCTGACTGACCAGAACTGGTGGCTCGGCGTGCTGATCGTCGGCTATGCGGCCGTAATTCCCCTCGTCCAGACGATCTTCGGCGACGACGAAGACGAGTACGACGACGAGGAGTGGTCCCACTGGACGGGCCGGAGCAAGGACGAATCCGCAACTGAGAGCGACGCCGAGAGCGATCCGTTGGAGACGCTCCGGGAGCGATACGCCCGGGGTGAACTGACCGACGAGCAGTTCGAGCGCAAACTCGAACGGCTGCTGGAAACCGAGACGATCGAAGACGTCGAGGATCGGCGTCGCGCCGAACGGGAACCGGAGTTCGAGCGCTGA